From the genome of Blautia hydrogenotrophica DSM 10507:
GGTATCTTTTCTATCACTGAGGCATCTGGAGTCGCGGTGGTGTACAGTGCCCTTTTGGCGTTCTTTGTGAACAAGAGTGTGAAGCTTAAAGATATACCGGATATGATTGTAGAGGCGGCATCCACTTCTGGGCTGGTTTTGGTTCTGGCGGGAGCCGGCACAGCCATGGCCTGGGGAATTGCCAATGAGAGAGTGATGGACATGCTGATTGGACCGCTGTCCTCACTGCCACCTTGGGTATTCCTGCTTCTGGTAAATATTGTGATGCTGATCTGCGGTATGTTTATGGATGACTATGCTTCTACGGTTATTTTAGCTCCGATTATCGCGCCGATTGCATGGGCGCTGGGAATTAACCCGTTACATATTGGTGCTGTGTTCTGTATTAACCTGGTAATTGGTTTGGCGACACCACCGTTCGGAATTACCTTGTTTGTCACAAGCCCGGTGGCTGGAGTTAAATTGGAGGAGACAGCCAGAGAAGCTTTGCCGTTCTTGGCAGTCACGATTGGCGTCTTGTTACTGGTGACATTTGTACCTCAGGTGAGTCTGTGGCTCCCGAATCTGATGGGATACACAGGATAAAGAGGAAGGAGAGATGGTTATGAAAATGAAAAAAATGAGACTTCTGATAACAGGTTTGCTGGCGGTTTCTATGATTGCCACAATGGCGGGGTGTAAGAGGACAAACAGCTCCGGCGGGGCAAATGGCGGAGGAGCTGTTGAGGAAGATGTCAGCGGCAGCTATACGATTCGAATCGCTTGTGAGAACTCTGAGACCTATCCTTCCACGTTAGGTCTGCAGGTAATGAAAGAATATATTGAAAAACAGACGGATGGAAATGTGAAAGTGAATATCTACGCTGGCGGTCAGATGGGCGGAGAGGAAGAGACACTAGAACAGGTAGCACAAGGGTCTTTGGAGATGGCGGTCGCGTCCTTTGCTCCGGTGGTCTCCTATGATTCAGAATTTGAAGTATTGGATATCCCATTTGTGTACAACTCTTATCAGGAAGCTTGGATGGTGTTGGACAGTCACGTAGGAACGGACTTGCTAGATTCTCTACAGGATTACGGAATGATTGGAATGGCGTTTATGGAAAATGGGTTCCGTCAGGTGACGACGAACTCTTCTCCGGTAGAGAGCGCAGCTGATCTAAAAGGTGTGAAGATTCGGACCATGCAGAATAATAACCATATGGCGGCGTTTTCAGCACTGGGTGCAAATCCGACGCCTGTTTCGTTCTCGGAGTTGTATATGGCGCTCTCTCAGAACACGGTGGATGCTCAGGAAAATCCTATAGCAAATGTCACAGACAAAAAACTCTATGAGGTACAGAAATACTTATCCATCACCAACCACATCTACGACGCGATGCCTCTGATTTGTAATTTAGACTTTTTTGAAAGTCTGCCTGGCAAATATCAGGGAATCGTCAAGACAGGGGCTGTTCTGGGAATGGAATATAGCCGGTTTTGCAACGCTGAACGTGAAGATTTGATACTGGAAGAACTGGAAGGATACGGAATGCAGATCAATGAGGTTGAAGCAGGGGCGAGAGATGAGATGAAGGAGACTGCGCAGCCGGTGGTCATCGAGGATGTCAGCAGCGATATCGGACAGGACAAAGTGGACCAGTATTTGAAAGATGTAGAAGATGTTTTAAATCAGATTAAAGATTACTAATGGACAGCTTAACCGTTTTGGAGGTGCCGCCGACAAGCGGTATGAGGGTTTGCGCATTATGTTGGGAGACTGCCAGACTGTGGCTGGCAGTCTTCAGGATGAATAAGAGCAGAGCTTTTTAATGGAGGAAATAGAGTATGGTAGAAGCTATGGATAAATTTATTGCGTCTTCATTTAAAGTGCTCCGAGCAGTTCTCAGTGTGGTGCTCTTGGGCATGGTGGCAATTTTAATGGCGCATATTTTTTGCCGGTATATTTTAAACAGTTCTCTGACTTGGTCGGAAGAACTGCTGAAAATTCTATTGGTGTGGTTTGGTATGCTGAGCGTATCGCTTCTGGCTATCCGTCGGGAGCACGTTTCTATTGTTATATTCAAGGAACACATGCCCAAACGTGTAGCGGCTGTGTTGTCAAAGGTGACTCAGATAATCACAGTGTTGGTGTGTTTGGTGGTGATCTACGTCGGAGCCAATTATGTGATGGAGGCAGGCTATCGACCGACACCGGCTCTTGGGCTGCCTTATGGTTATGCATATGCTGCAATTCCAATTTCCTTCCTGTTTGTCACGGTGTATGAGATACGGAACCTGATCGTAGATTTGACGGGCAAGGGAAATCACGCGGCTATTGAGAAGCCGGAAGAAGACTTGACAGGTGGCGGTGAGTTTCACCTGGATATGAAGGAATAGAAGGGCGAAATGTATCGGTTAAGAGATCGAGATGGAAGAGTGAACTATATAGATGACGAGCTGGGAGTATCCTGTGCGATTATGAATGGCTGGGAAGCGGGGCTAGTTCAGACGCCAGATCTCTTGGAACTGAATCATGAAGAGGCAGTGAGCAAGGCTGTGAGACAGCCGAAATATGGATGGCCTTTGAGGGAAATTGTGCGGAGACGAGGCGGAAAGACTGCTTGTGTCTTGGTGTCGGATGCTACGAGGGCGGTTCCGACGGCACGGCTTTTCAGATACGTGGCGGAGGAATTGTCAGCCAGCGGAATCTCTGGGGAAAATGTGCGTGTTTTTGTGGCGCTCGGTGTCCACAGAGAAGCGACGGAGTCAGAGATGAAACTTATCCTGGGAGACTATTATGGGAGAGTTTCTATAGAAAATCATACGCCGTACGACCAAGAGAATTTGGTGTATTTGGGAGAGACGACGAGAGGAACGCCAGTGTGGGTGAACAAAAGAGCGGTGGCGTGCGATATCCACGTGCAGATTGGGAAAGTGGAACCCCATGAGTTTGCCGGGTTCTCCGGCGGCAGAAAGTCGGTGCTGCCAGGTGTCAGTTCAGAGAAGACGATTAAGGTAAATCACCGTCCAGAGATGATTCTCGCGCAGGGCGCTGGAATCGGTAAGCTGGATGGAAACCCAGTGCACGAGGATATGTTGGAAGCTGCAAATTTGTTTCGAATTGATTTTAGCGTGAATTGTATTCTGAATAACCAGTTGAAGCTGGCAGCTGTGTTTGCGGGAAAATTACGCGAGAGTCATGAGGCTGCGGTTCGGAATGTGAGAGAACGTCTAGGGGTGAGGATTCAAAGGCCGGATATTTTGGTGACTACTCCAGGAAAACCATTGGATATTGATTTTTATCAGTCCGTGAAAGCTTTGATTGCCCTGACAGAAGTTCTCGATGAGAGGACGGTGGTGATTCTCTACTGTGGGTGCCCGGAGGGGGTGAATTCTCCAGATATGCTGAACGGTTTTAAGAGCAGTGAAAATCTGGAAGAAGCAGTTGCTTACACGATAAATCATTATGAGGTTCAGAGCGACCATGTCATTTTGCTTGCCAAGATTCTCAGAAAAAAGGTGAAAGTAATTGTCTGCTGCCCAAGTATCTCTGATGAGGAAATTCGTGAAATGTTTATGGAGCCTTGTCCCACGTTGGAGGCTGCGCTGAAAAGAGCGGAAGAATTGTGCAAAAAAGAGAGAGGACAGATTTTATTTTATCCGAAACCGCAGACAGGACTGCCTGTATTGAGGTAGGACTTCAAGGATACGGATTGATTCATGGAGAAGCTGTTCTTCATTTAAATGGAAGAGAGCTGGCATCGTGTTGGATAGGGGAGAGTGAAATCTCCCCTATCCAATTTTTATAATCCCAGATAAAATCCCTGGCTGAGAATATTTTCTGTGCGTTCTAGCATCGCGCGGGATTCCTCAGGGCTTGCCTGGGCCAGAGCAGCGATCAAAAAATTTGTCAGACACAGAGGGGCCGCGTAGGAATTTTTATAGTAGACGCTAGAAACGGTACAGGGAAGTATAATATCTCCGTAATTTGTGACGGAAGTTATATTCTGGCTGGTGATTAGGATGATCTTGACACCACAGCTTCTGAACCAGGAGAGAATCGTAGTCGCTGTTTTACAGTATCTAGGAAACATGTAAGCGACGCAGACATCTCCTTTTTGCGCAGAGTTCACTTCTTCCGGATAGATGAGACCTGTGGAAGAGATTAGGCGTACATTGGCTTTGATTTCTCCGATTCGCGAGGCGAAATAGTGAGCAATGGAGAAGGAAGCGCGCATTCCGAGAACAAATACATTTTGAGCGTCGGATATCATTTGAATCGCCTGCTCCAAATCTTGATCTTTTTGGAGTGAAAGAGTTTTTTGAATGTTGTTTAAATCATTGGTAAAAGACTGCTGGAGAAGCTGATTTTTAGGTATCTGTAAATTAGTCTTGTCGAAACGATCTGGAAGAGCGGCTTTTGTGCGGACGTTGTTCTGGATATCTTTTTGCATATCGCTGTATCCTTGATAGCCGAGAACCCTAGAAAAGCGTATGACGGTAGTTGTGCTGACGCCAATTTTTTCAGCTAGATCTTCCAGTGTATCAAAAGCCACGTTGTCCTGATTGTCGATCAGATAGTTGGCCACAGTTTTTTGTGAGTATGTGAAGGCATCAAAATTATCTGTTAGCTTGTGAAAAAAATCCCCCATAAAGTCCTCCTTGTGGTACGATACTAAACCATATTCTAACATCTTTAGAAAAGATAAGCAATTCATTAAAAGGGACTTTTTCTGTACACAGGAACGAAAAGTTGGTATAATTCCAACAGGAGGTGTCAGGATATGCAAATGCCGGAGACAGGAGAAACGAGAGGAACTGTGAGAACTCAGATATATGAGAGCATTAAGCAGTGGATTATCGAGGGAAGGCTGAAGCCAGGTGAGAAGCTGTCAGATACGGATATCGCTGCTT
Proteins encoded in this window:
- a CDS encoding DctP family TRAP transporter solute-binding subunit translates to MKMKKMRLLITGLLAVSMIATMAGCKRTNSSGGANGGGAVEEDVSGSYTIRIACENSETYPSTLGLQVMKEYIEKQTDGNVKVNIYAGGQMGGEEETLEQVAQGSLEMAVASFAPVVSYDSEFEVLDIPFVYNSYQEAWMVLDSHVGTDLLDSLQDYGMIGMAFMENGFRQVTTNSSPVESAADLKGVKIRTMQNNNHMAAFSALGANPTPVSFSELYMALSQNTVDAQENPIANVTDKKLYEVQKYLSITNHIYDAMPLICNLDFFESLPGKYQGIVKTGAVLGMEYSRFCNAEREDLILEELEGYGMQINEVEAGARDEMKETAQPVVIEDVSSDIGQDKVDQYLKDVEDVLNQIKDY
- a CDS encoding TRAP transporter small permease, translated to MVEAMDKFIASSFKVLRAVLSVVLLGMVAILMAHIFCRYILNSSLTWSEELLKILLVWFGMLSVSLLAIRREHVSIVIFKEHMPKRVAAVLSKVTQIITVLVCLVVIYVGANYVMEAGYRPTPALGLPYGYAYAAIPISFLFVTVYEIRNLIVDLTGKGNHAAIEKPEEDLTGGGEFHLDMKE
- the larA gene encoding nickel-dependent lactate racemase; protein product: MYRLRDRDGRVNYIDDELGVSCAIMNGWEAGLVQTPDLLELNHEEAVSKAVRQPKYGWPLREIVRRRGGKTACVLVSDATRAVPTARLFRYVAEELSASGISGENVRVFVALGVHREATESEMKLILGDYYGRVSIENHTPYDQENLVYLGETTRGTPVWVNKRAVACDIHVQIGKVEPHEFAGFSGGRKSVLPGVSSEKTIKVNHRPEMILAQGAGIGKLDGNPVHEDMLEAANLFRIDFSVNCILNNQLKLAAVFAGKLRESHEAAVRNVRERLGVRIQRPDILVTTPGKPLDIDFYQSVKALIALTEVLDERTVVILYCGCPEGVNSPDMLNGFKSSENLEEAVAYTINHYEVQSDHVILLAKILRKKVKVIVCCPSISDEEIREMFMEPCPTLEAALKRAEELCKKERGQILFYPKPQTGLPVLR
- a CDS encoding MurR/RpiR family transcriptional regulator; the protein is MGDFFHKLTDNFDAFTYSQKTVANYLIDNQDNVAFDTLEDLAEKIGVSTTTVIRFSRVLGYQGYSDMQKDIQNNVRTKAALPDRFDKTNLQIPKNQLLQQSFTNDLNNIQKTLSLQKDQDLEQAIQMISDAQNVFVLGMRASFSIAHYFASRIGEIKANVRLISSTGLIYPEEVNSAQKGDVCVAYMFPRYCKTATTILSWFRSCGVKIILITSQNITSVTNYGDIILPCTVSSVYYKNSYAAPLCLTNFLIAALAQASPEESRAMLERTENILSQGFYLGL